The Streptomyces sp. NBC_00306 sequence GTCTCTGGTCCTGCTCGACGTCTCCGCTCACGACTGGTCGTCGGCCATCCACCAGGCAACTTCGTTCTCAGCCCTGCTCGCGCAGTTCCCCGAAACCGGGTGGAAATGGGACGACTCCGAGCCCTCGCCCTCCTGAAAGGCATCCTCACGGCATTTGCGCCTATCCGCGTGTCGCCGGCAGTTGTTGATCAACACGGCTCGCGATGTTCGCGAGAAATGACGGTGGTGCCGTGACCGGGCACGGCCCGATGCCCGTGCTCAGCCGAAGTCGGCGGCCGATGGGGCCTCGCGGGTCATGGGCAGGGTTGGCAGCCTTCCTCGCCAGAGGTAGCGCTCGCCTGTGACCTCAAAGCCGTGGCGTCGGTAGAACCGGATCGCGCGTTCGTTGTGGTCGGTGACCCCCAGGCGGATGCGTGAAGGCCCTGCCCAGGTGAGGAACTCCGTCATCATGTGGCCACCGAGTCCCTGACCCTGGGCATGGTCCAGCAAGTGCATCGGTCCGAGGGTGACCGATTGGTCCCGGTGGCCGCAGAGATAGCCGGCGATCTCCGTCTCGGACCGGACGA is a genomic window containing:
- a CDS encoding GNAT family N-acetyltransferase; translated protein: MTYAITAAQPDDAATLGPLHLRNWLQNYLNANAGIDESWIREHRGSSATAEGITQWREFIEVANQHPAPHFCRVVRSETEIAGYLCGHRDQSVTLGPMHLLDHAQGQGLGGHMMTEFLTWAGPSRIRLGVTDHNERAIRFYRRHGFEVTGERYLWRGRLPTLPMTREAPSAADFG